The Anomaloglossus baeobatrachus isolate aAnoBae1 chromosome 4, aAnoBae1.hap1, whole genome shotgun sequence genome contains the following window.
gttgtggttctccggggtgtacagggcatgctgggggttgtggttctccggggtgtacagggcatgctgggggttgtggttctccggggtgtacagggcatgctgggggttgtggttctccggggtgtacagggcatgctgggggttgtggttctccggggtgtacagggcatgctgggggttgtggttctccggggtgtacaggacatgctgggggttgtggttctccggggtgtacaggacatgctgggggttgtggttctccggggtgtacagggcatgctgggggttgtggttctccgggttgtacaggacatgctgggggttgtggttctccgggctgtacagggcatgctgggggttgtggttctccggggtgtacagggcatgctgggggttgtggttctccggggtgtacagggcatgctgggggttgtggttctccgggttgtacagggcatgctgggggttgtggttctccggggtgtacagggcatgctgggggttgtggttctccggggtgtacagggcatgctgggggttgtggttctccggggtgtacagggcatgctgggggttgtggttctccgggttgtacagggcatgctgggggttgtggttctccggggtgtacagggcatgctgggggttgtggttctccggggtgtacagggcatgctgggggttgtggttctccggggtgtacaggacatgctgggggttgtggttctccgggttgtacaggacatgctgggggttgtggttctccggggtgtacaggacatgctgggggttgtggttctccggggtgtacagggcatgctgggggttgtggttctccggggtgtacagggcatgctgggggttgtggttctccggggtgtacagggcatgctgggggttgtggttctccggggtgtacagggcatgctgggggttgtgcttctccggggtgtacaggacatgctgggggttgtggttctccgggttgtacaggacatgctgggggttgtggttctccggTCTCCGCTCATCTCCTCCGTTCCACCTTAACCGGAGGCGCGCTGCGGCCAATCCCCGGCAGGGGGCGTTTAAATCCCCGCTCGGGCGCTGGCTCTCGGCCGCCATATTGGGCAGCGCAGGACGCCCGGTGACCGCCGAGTAGTGAGCGCATGTCGGACGTGCGCCTGTCCCCGGGCTCCCCGGGTGTGGAGCGGGTGTCTCGGGCCCCGGGCTCGCCCCGCACCCCCGCCCGCCGCTGCCTGTTCGGGCCGGTGGATCATGAGCTCCTGGGCCGGGAGCTAGAGCGGCGCCGCcgggagctggaggacgagaagcgGCAGCGCTGGAACTACGACTTCACCAACGACCGCCCGCTGCACGGGGCCCTGAGCTGGGAGGAGGCGGGGCCCGACACACCGGACTTCTACCGGCGGGGGCCGCACCGCAAACCGGGGGACACCCGAGGGAGGAAGAGGAGCGGAGAGCCTGCGGGCGAGAGCCGGGCCACAGGtaatgcggggggcggagccgagagaAAGGGAGCGGAGGGGGGTCACCGGGGGTGGCGGAGCCGAGGGAGGAAGAGGAGCGGAGAGCCTGCGGGCGACAGCCGGGCCACAGGtaatgcggggggcggagccaagggAAAGGGAGCGGAGGGGGGTCACCGGGGGTGGCGGAGCCGAGGGAGGAAGAGGAGCGGAGAGCCTGCGGGCGACAGCCGGGCCACAGGTAATGCACccggcggggggcggagccgagggagGGGAGGGTCACCGGGAACGGCGGAGCCGAGGGAGGGGAGcggagagcctgcgggcaagagccGGGCCACAGGTAATGCACCCAGCAGGGGGCAGGGGGGGTGTTCCGCGGGGGCTGCTCTGCGTTTGGGGGTGTTACGCGGGGGCGCTCTGGGGGGGTGTTGATCCGCGGCTAGCCGCTCTGTGCTGGGGGGGGGGTGTTCCGCAGATAGCCGCTCTGTATTGGGTGTGTGTGTTCCGCAGGGGCAGGGTTTTTTGCGGGGGCCGCTCTGTGCTGGGGGGGGTGTTCCGCAGATAGCCGCTCTGTATTGGGTGTGTGTGTTCCGCAGGGGCCGGGTTTTTTTGCGGGGGCCGCTCTGTGCTGGGGGGAGTTCCGCAGATAGCCGCTCTGTATTGGGTGTGTGTGTTCCGCAGGGGCAGGGTTTTTTGCGGGGGCCGCTCTGTGCTGGGGGGGGTGTTCCGCAGATAGCCGCTCTGTATTGGGTGTGTGTGTTCCGCAGGGGCCGGGTTTTTTTGCGGGGGCCGCTCTGTGCTGGGGGGAGTTCCGCAGATAGCCGCTCTGTATTGGGTGTGTGTGTTCCGCAGGGGCTGGGTTTTTTGCGGGGGCCGCTCTGTACTGGGGGGGGGTTCCGCACATAGCCGCTCTGTATTGGCTGTGTGTGTTCCGCAGGGGCAGGGTTTTTTGCGGGGGCCGctctgtgctgggggggtgttccgCAGATAGCCGCTCTGTATTGGGTGTGTGTGTTCCGCAGGGGCAGGGTTTTTTGCGGGGGCCGCTCTGTACTGGGGGGGGGTTCCGCACATAGCCGCTCTGTATTGGGTGTGTGTGTTCCGCAGGGGCCGGGGTTTTTTGCGGGGGCCGctctgtgctgggggggtgttccgCAGATAGCCGCTCTGTATTGGGGGTGTGTGTTCCGCAGGGGCCGGGGTTTTTTGCGGGGGCCGctctgtgctgggggggtgttccgCAGATAGCCGCTCTGTATCGGGTGTGTGTGTTCCGCAGGGGCCGTTTTTTTTTGCGGGGGCCGctctgtgctgggggggtgttccgCAGATAGCCGCTCTGTATTGGGTGTGTGTGTTCCGCAGGGGCCGTTTTTTTTTGCGGGGGCCGctctgtgctgggggggtgttccgCAGATAGCCGCTCTGTATCGGGTGTGTGTGTTCCGCAGGGGCCGGGTTTTTTGCGGGGGCCGctctgtgctgggggggtgttccgCAGATAGCCGCTCTGTATTGGGTGTGTGTGTTCCGCAGGGGCCGGGTTTTTTTGCGGGGGCCGctctgtgctgggggggtgttccgCAGATAGCCGCTCTGTATTGGGTGTGTGTGTTCCGCAGGGGCCGGGTTTTTTTGCGGGGGCCGCTCTGTGCTGGGGGGGGGTTCCGCAGATAGCCGCTCTGTATTGGGTGTGTGTGTTCCGCAGGGGCCAGGTTTTTTGCGGGGGCCGCTCTGTGCTGGGGGGGGGGTTCCGCAGATAGCCGCTCTGTATTGGGTGTGTGTGTTCCGCAGGGGCCGGGGTTTTTTTGCGGGGGCCGctctgtgctgggggggtgttccgCAGATAGCCGCTCTGTATTGGGTGTGTGTGTTCCGCAGGGGCCGGGTTTTTTTGCGGGGGCCGCTCTGTGCTGGGGGGGGGGTTCCGCAGATAGCCGCTCTGTATTGGGTGTGTGTGTTCCGCAGGGGCCGGGGTTTTTTTGCGGGGGCCGctctgtgctgggggggtgttccgCAGATAGCCGCTCTGTATTGGGTGTGTGTGTTCCGCAGGGGCCGGGTTTTTTGCGGGGGCCGctctgtgctgggggggtgttccgCAGATAGCCGCTCTGTATTGGGTGTGTGTGTTCCGCGGGGGCCGGGTGTTTTGCGCTCTGTTTCCGCTCTGTGCTTTTGGGGGGGGGATGttccttttttatgtttttttatcttttattcaattttattttaaccccttcatctccACTCGTCGTTTTTctgctttgtttgtttgttttttttcttccaagATCCAgacggagatttttttttttttttcctgttcagTAAAATAATGAAGGAAAAACCTGTAATTCCTCCCATTACTTACACGTGACAACGACCTGTGCCGGGTCCGGGCGATTCATGACAAAAATAATTAGTAACGTAGCAATTTTATACACAGGGGGGTCCAAAAGTAGGGGACAGTGTGTAATGGGgtcatcaaacatggtgtaaagtgacactgactcattgcccttagcaaccaatcagattccacctttcattttccaaagagtctgtgaagaatgaaaagtggaatctgattggttgctaggggcaatgagttagtttcactttacaccatgcttGATGACCCCATTACACACACTGTTCACCTACTTTTGGACCCCCCTGTATATATTAAACCCTACCTGGAGCGGGTTCAGCGTTATCGCAGGGTCCGGGTGAGCGCCCACCGTTGAGTAATCCGCCCCATTGTTCCCTTCTCACCTGCAGAACCGCCCTCGTCCAATGCAAGAATATCCCACAGAACGGAGAGTGGAGAATCCGCGGAGGGCGGCTCCACCCCGTCACCGGAGAAGACCCCGAAGAAGAGCCGGCCCAGCACGTAGAGCCGCGGGTATGTACCGACGCCGAATtctcccccacccccccaccccgccATACATACAGCCACAGGCACGTATCAGCCCTGAATTCGCCTGTCCTTGTCATGCGTAGAGTCGTGGGTACGTACCGACCCGAATACTCCCCCCTCCCCATCATACATGGAGCTGTGGGTACATACAAGCCCCAAATACTCCTCTGTCCTCACCATACATGGAGCCGCGGGTACGTACCAGCCCCGAATACTCCTGTCCTCATCATACATGGACCCGTTGGTACATACTGGCCCCGAATACTCCCCCCTCCCCATCATACATGGGGCTGCGGGTACGTATCAGCCCCGAATACTCCCAACCCCCCCTCCCCATCATACATGGAGCCGCGGGTACGTACCGGCCCCGAATACTGCTTCCTACCCATCATACATGGAGCCACGGGTGCATACCGGCCCCGAATACTCCTCCCTACCCATCATGCATGGAGCCACGGGTGCGTACCGGCCCCGAATACTCCTCCCTACCCATCATACATGGAGCCACGGGTGCGTACCGGCCCCGAATACTCCTCCCTACCCATCATACATGGAGCCACGGGTGCGTACCGGCCCCGAATACTCCTCCCTACCCATCATACATGGAGCCACGGGTGCGTACCGGCCCCGAATACTGCTCCCTACCCATCATACATGGAGCCACGGGTGGGTACCGGCCCCGAATACTCCTCCCTACCCATCATACATGGAGCCACGGGTGGGTACCGGCCCCGAATACTCCTCCCTACCCATCATACATGGAGCCACGGGTGCGTACCGGCTCCGAATACTCCTCCCTACTCATCATACATGGAGCCACGGGTGCGTACCGGCCCCGAATACTCCCCCTTCTCCAATCATACATGGAGCCGGGGGTAAGTACCGGCCCAGGATACTTCTCAaacctgagggtttgttacagttgtaTGCAGTCTGGCTCTTGCTctgagggtttgttacactgtgtcggtTTCTGTCCTAGTGTTTGTCTagacaggatacattgtaacaaaccctcagctgtgcgcAGTGTCCGGTGCCTGCACCCCAGAGTGTTCCTGTTCCGTCTCAGCGGCAGAGAATCTGGAGCCGGACGGTGACGACGTCTGATCCAAACTGTCACAACGTTTCCTTATTCAGCCATGAATGTCTGTGGATGCcgcccctgtgaggagggggcacgggACGGGGACCCCCGCAGCTGCACAGTATGGCCGGTCACCGGGCCTCACCGAAAATCTATCACACGTTACCATCAGTCTCTGGAAGGGAACGCTGAAAAACAACAACTAGCGGAAATAGGGGGAGGGGCCAGGAAGTGGTCAGGAGCACGCGGGGGGGCACGAAGGGCGGATAACAAACCAAACCCCTCCGACCGCACCGAAGATGGAGGGAGAGGAGGAATGAAAGAGAGTGGCGGGTGAGAGAATGCTACATGGAAGAACGAGGGAGAGGAGGAATGAAGGAGAGCGGCGAGAGAGTGCTACACAGAAAACAGAGCGAGAGAGAATGAAAGAGCGGAGAGCGAGTGTCTACACGGAAGACGaagggagagagagcgaaagagcgcAGGGTGAGGGTGAGTGCTACACTGAAAACAAAGGGAACGAGAGAATGAAAGAGAgcggcgggcgagagagagagtctACACGCAAGACagaggaagagaaagaaagaacaagggagTGAGAATGAAAGAGGGTGAACGCTACACGGAAAACAGAGGGAGAGCAAGGTGAAAGAGAGGAAGAGTGCACGTGCTACACAGAAGACAGCACGAAAGAGAGGGAACGAGTGTGAGAGAGCGAGTGCCACACAACACGTGTGATAAGTGACTACACAGAAGACAACGCGAGGGAGAGTGCGAGTGCCACACAACACGTGTGATAAGTGACTGCACAGAAGACGACGCGAGGGAGAGTGCGAGTGCCACACAACACGTGTGATAAGTGACTACACAGAAGACGACGCGAGGAAGAGTGCGAGTGCCACACAACACGTGTGATAAGTGACTGCACAGAAGACGACGCGAGGGAGAGTGCGAGTGCCACACAACACGTGTGATAAGTGACTACACAGAAGACGACGCGAGGGAGAGTGCGAGTGCCACACAACACGTGTGATAAGTGACTACACGGAAGACGACGCGAGGGAGAGTGCGAGTGCCACACAACACGTGTGATAAGTGACTACACAGAAGACGACGCGAGGGAGAGTGCGAGTGCCACGTGTGATAAGTGACTACACAGAAGACGACGCGAGGAAGAGTGCGAGTGCCACACAACACGTGTGATAAGTGACTACACAGAAGACGACGCGAGGGAGAGTGCGAGTGCCACACAACACGTGTGATAAGTGACTACACGGAAGACGACGCGAGGGAGAGTGCGAGTGCCACACAACACGTGTGATAAGTGACTACACAGAAGACAACGCGAGGGAGAGTGCGAGTGCCACACAACACGTGTGATAAGTGACTACACAGAAGACGACGCGAGGGAGAGTGCGAGTGCCACGTGTGATAAGTGACTACACAGAAAAGAGAAAGCAAGCGAGAGAGGGAAGTGTGAGGGCCAAACAGCATGTGTCTGATGAGAGGATCGCCTCTACTACATGTGTGTACACGGAATATACCTGCTATAATGACGCCCCCTGTGCACAGTATATGGCTGTGCTTGGACGGTATTATATTATGCTGTATTACTGCCGCCCCCTGTGCACAGTATATGGCGGTTCTTGGACAGTATTATATTATGCTGTATTACTGCCGCCCCCTGTGCACAGTATATGGCGGTGCTTGGACGGTATCATATTGTGCTGTATTACTGCCGCCCCCTGTGCACAGTATATGGCGGTGCTTGGACGGtaatatattgtgctgtattagtgCCGCCCCCTGTGCACAGTATATGGCGGTGCTTGGACGGTATATTATATTACTACCGCCCCCTGTGCACAGTATATGATGGTGCTTGGACGGTATTATATTGTGCCGTATTAGTGCAGTATATGGCTGTGCTTGGACAGtattatattgtgctgtattagtgCAGTATATGGCTGTGCTTGGACGGTATTAAATTGTGCTGTATTATTGCAGTATATGGCGGAGCTTGGACGGtattatattgtgctgtattagtgCCGCCCCCTGTGGGCAGTATATGGCGGTGCTTGGACGGtattatattgtgctgtattagtgCCGCCCCCTGTGGGCAGTATATGGCGGTGCTTGGACGGtattatattgtgctgtattagtgCCGCCCCCTGTGGGCAGTATATGGCGGTGCTTGGACGGtattatattgtgctgtattagtgCCGCCCCCTGTGGGCAGTATATGGCAGTGCTTGGACGGtattatattgtgctgtattagtgCCGCCCGCTGACTCCTCTCCTTTCCCTGCAGGTGCCACCCTCCTCCGGTGTCGGCTGACTTCTGCCCTCTCGGCCCGTGGACTCTGTCACTGGTGGGAGACCCCCTACAAGCACTGATACAGAGTAACACTAATGACCCCGGGCACCACATGTAGCATTGTGCATTCTGGCACCTTGGTCTTCTCTTGCCGCCGTCGCCCCCTTGTGTAGCACATAAAACTGTAGAGCGGGGCGGTGCGAGCGCCGGGTCCACACTGATCCGCGTGAAGAGGAACACCGGAGCCGCGGTCACCCGTGATCTGCAAAGTCTTCTGTAACTCCAGGTCTGCAACTCgtgaggacggggggggggggggggtgttgggatCAGTGAGGAGGGGGGTGCTGGTGCCCCATCATGGACGCGGTTCCCAGCCCCCTCCACACAGCTTCATCCTCAATGGGTTTTTTCCTAGAATTCATCAGCGCCACCTACAGACCGTATTGGATTTTGCGCCCTCCCAAAAAGAGCAACAAATATGGAGGAATTCAgcacattataattttttttttttttttttttaaattgatttaaattcgatctttttatatattttttgtatttagTTTTAAAAGTGAATTCTCAGAAAATgactttttgtaaaaaaataattttttttaatttttttttttttttattttcaaactaATAACTGTATTAAAAATAACACTCAGAATCCTGCAGTTTTCCCACTGAACCTGAGGGATTTATGGTTTTTGGAAATCCACATATTCATCAGCCACAGTGACCCGACTCGAAggctattttttcattatttttttttttccttgaggcATTTGGCTGTTTGCAAATGTCATTGTGcaggagggagaggaggtgagctgtgacatcacctattgtgaattaaGGATACTTTTAATAGCTGTATATAGAGTTATCATTCAttgtcacagctctcctcctcctcctgtacatcgCATATTGTGAATGGCAGATCCtgtgatctactgtatataggggtgttattagtcattatacaggaggaggaggaagtgagctgtgacatcacctattgtgaatagtggctaCTGCtaacacctatatatacagtagataacatgatccaccattcacaataggggatatcacagctcacctcctcctgtataatgactgataacaccagaTTCCAGCTTTCACAATAGGTGtcatcacagctcacttcctccccttcctgtacaatgactgatagctgAATCTAGAGGTGTTCtcaatcagtcattgtacaggaaggggaggaagtgagctgtgatgaCACCTATTGTGAAAGCTGGAAtctggtgttatcagtcattgttttCCTGCCTCCAACGCAACgataatgagacttctgaaaacTCCTCTGTAAGGAAAAGTAAATCAGAATCAAGATTAGCTCTAGTGGCCAGTGTGAGAATTgcaagattattttttttaattatgataaaaagaaaataaaaaattacattctctaaaaaaaaaaaatgcataaagcaTAAAAACTAATTTAAAAAGCTCATTTtctgatacatacacatacacaggggGGTCCACAAGTAAGTGAATAGGGTTATCaatcatggtgtaaagtgaaactgactcattgcccttagcaaccaatcagattcagcTTTACATTCTCCACAGacgctttggaaaatgaaaggtggaatctgattggttgctaaggacaactgagtcagtttcactttacaccatgtttgatgacCCTATTACACACACAGTCCCCCTACTTTTGGACCCCCCTGTGTATCTATCtaggtatatttttattttttatcatatgaagattttttttttattttttttgtgtttagaCCTGGCGTTGCTAGAAGACGGCtccacagtattttttttttttaaacttttttttttatttttatggtttgTAAATACAAATATCTATTTTTTAATTTGTAATAAGGATTAAAATTTGaggaaaaaaaaactgaaaaatcagAGTTTTGTGAACACTGGCCACATGctgtgtgaagaaaaaaaataataatgtctgGTTGTAAGCtttatcattttattttttataatcaACCATCGTATTTCCGTTATTTTGGGGTAAAACAAAATATAAAGTTGCGTCCACACAGTTtattgcgccattttttttttattttttttttgttacttggaTGTCAGTGgttaatcataatttttattttttttaatcaccaCATCCATATGTGTTttattttatatacttttttttttataatttttcttttacatatatgtgtgtgaaataaaatttttaaaaatcaTATATAATTTTCTTTTACCTGTATTACATATATGTAAAATAAAACAAATTATAAAAAATCAGATGTGgtggtttgttttatttttttaaatcaccaCATCCATatgattttatttatatatatatatatatatatatatatatatatatatatatatatatatatatatatatatatatatatatatatatatatatattcatatttcaTTTTACATATATGTAATACAtgtaagaaaatatatattttattttacacatattacacacatatatgcaAAATAAAAGATAACAAATATATAAAAACACTGTatgtgatttttttatatatatttatattttattttacatatagtaatacatgtaaaaaaaaataatttatacattttatcttacacatattacacacatatatgcaAAATaaatttaattatatatatatatatatatatatatatatatatatattatatataacac
Protein-coding sequences here:
- the LOC142300950 gene encoding cyclin-dependent kinase inhibitor 1B-like, which gives rise to MSDVRLSPGSPGVERVSRAPGSPRTPARRCLFGPVDHELLGRELERRRRELEDEKRQRWNYDFTNDRPLHGALSWEEAGPDTPDFYRRGPHRKPGDTRGRKRSGEPAGESRATEPPSSNARISHRTESGESAEGGSTPSPEKTPKKSRPST